In Dryobates pubescens isolate bDryPub1 chromosome 12, bDryPub1.pri, whole genome shotgun sequence, the genomic stretch cagtagatttgcagatgacaccaagctgggggcaggacttgatctgttagagggaaggagagctctgcagagggactttgccaggctgggcagataggcagaggccaagggcaggagattgaacacatccaagtgcagggttctacacattggccacaacaaccccatgcagtgctccaggctggggtcagagtggctggagagcagccaggaagaaagggacctgagggtactagttgacagtaggctgaacatgaggcagtagtgtgcccaggtggccaagaaggccaatggcatcctggcctggatcaggaagagtgtggcctgcaggagcagggaagtccttgtgccctgtactcagcactggttaggccacaccttgagtcctgtgtccagttctgggcccctcagtttaggaaagatgttgagctgctggaaggtgtccagagaagggcaacaaagctggggaggggtctggagcacagccctgtgaggagaggctgagggagctggggttgcttagcctggagaagaggaggctcaggggagaccttcttgctctctacaactccctgaagggaggttgtagccaggtgggggttggtctcttctcccaggcaagcagtgacagaacaagaggacacagtctgaagctgcaccaggggaggtttaggctggatgttaggaagaaattcttcccagcaagagagattggccattggaatgtgctgcccagggaggtggtggagtccccatccctggaggtgtttaggaagagcctggatgaggcccttggtgccatggtttagttgatgagatggtgttgggtgacaggttgaacttgatgatctctgaggtcttttccaacctggttaattctatctcACGGGCATCCTTCTTTTAGCATTGAACTCTGCTCACTTGAATgcagttctcttttttttcttgttttaccTGAGATTTGCCATGTTTTCAGTCACACATTCATCTTAGGTGAGGACTCCAAAATACCACGTACTTCCACTGACTTTTGCAGATACCATACATCACTTCTGAAAGGTGGAGTTGGGTACTGTTGATAATGTTACAGTTTTGTTGTCAAAACAGATACAGGAGCCAAATTTGTATGCAAAGATGGTGCAATTTAGATGCTTCTGAAGATGTTCTCTCTTGTCTTTAATCTACCTCTGTAGCACCAGCTCCAATTACAGCATGAGGGCAGTAACAATAGTAACAGATTAACTCAAACATTCTTAACAGTGGGATAACCAGCTGATAGCCCCAGAGAGGCTTGTGGATCCTCTGGAGTGTGTGGCCCAGACTGGAGTTCATCTGATTGTGCCTAATAGGAGGCACTTAAAAATGAGACCTTTTTATGGCAGAAGCATTCCCCACATTATTTGGTTtgtgcagctcaggggagatgAGAATAGGGACCAAGATGTTGTCTGGGAGTCATGAAGGAGGAGGCATTCGTTAGAGAGGAGAATTTTTGGAGCTGATGCAACGTGCACAACTGCAGTGTGGAGCACTCTCAGGCTCAAGTACAGCAGTGCAGTTGCTGAAAAGTGTAACTGCACAGCCTCACAAGAAGATTAATTTGGGGAACTGGAGAGCCATAGGTGCTCAATACTACGAGCTATCGATAACTCTCCTTGGCCAGAGGTGGTCACGTAGCGCCTGTGTTTCTTAATCCTCTGGTGTCAGCATATAAGCAAGCCAATTTCTGTTTCCTAAAAGCAATGTGACAGTAgtttcttgaaaaaaaaataaaaatgcagacaCTCCCAGTCCAGTgagatttgttttgtttcatttgataTGCACGGGAAGGAACTGCTCCTTTGGTGCCGAGAAGGAATACAGGGAGTATTTACATTTGAATAATATTTAACTAGCGATGCTTAATACATTAACAATAAATCTTGGTTAGATTCTAAATTAAGTGGATTTGCATCTGAGTAGGTGAGATGAACAGGAGAGATTTTGTTGAAACATAAACAAGGCAGAAATGTGTTCCAAAATAATTTAGCCCAAAGGATGTAAACAGTAATGTTCAATAGTTCCCTCCTCCAGAAACAGTTTTGTGTGCCTTATTGCCTGCATCATGCACATTGTCTCGAAGAAGGAAGCTGAATAAGTGCTTATTTGGGGCTTTGGAATTTAGAGGGATAGTTCTGTAGTGATCTTTTGGCCTTTCTAATAGATTTGTGTGGCTAACCTGGTATTTTCAGAGTAATCACAGCATAACTGGCGCTTACAGGTCGTCAGGAAggcattttggtttattttccccCATTTGTGCAGCCCTTAGCACGCATCATTGAACATATGTCTGGTTATATTGGACCAAGGAGACAGAGAAGATTTGAGCAGAGTTTATGTTCTTAAGGAATATCAGATTACAGCCACTCAGGGGAATTCTGGATAGCTAAGTCATGTTGGAGACTTGTAATTTTGGCTTCCTATTGACTTGCTGTGAGGTGTCttcaagctgggagcagatgcagAGTCAAAGTGTCCAGATACAAGGCACTTCCCCGTTTTGTTGACTCCAGAGTGATTAGCTTTGGATAAAGGGAAGCTAGCTTGTGCCTGTAAACTGAAtggccagccagggctgcctctgTTTCGAAATCCTGAGCCATCTGAAAGCTATTCTCTTGTGTCTGCTCAGTAATGGGAGAAGAATGGCCACTTACTGCTACGCAGCAGACACCTCTGCTTGGAAAGTCACTGGTTTTCTGTTCTCTTGTGGGCCGGTTTTAACAGTGTGCCCTGGAGATGCGAGAattcccctgggcagcaggaggcacgcGTCTAGAgaatgctggagctgcaggagggaagcGCCCAGTGCAAACCCAGAGAGGAGCgaagagaaaaaaggcaagCAGACAGCCAGCACTGAGAGAAGCGGGCAGCAGAAAGTGCTTCGACGCTGCCTCTGGCGGCACACTCCCCAGAGGAACTTGACGAGAGCCCATCTGCGTGTGTGTGAGACTGTGAGCTCAGGATTTCTGTCAATGCATTCCAGTAACCCCAAAGTGAGGAACTCCCCGTCAGGCAACACACAGAGGTAAGGAGAGGAGCCTGCAGTCAGTCGCTCTGGGCTGGTGTATGACggtgtccctgctctgctgcaggattAGGCAAGGATGGGTGCATGTGACTTGCTGGTTCTCATTTGTGTTCCTGTAAGACCTGCTGAGTACCTGAGTGCTGACAAGCCTCCACATTTGTTAGGCTCAGGATAAGCTGAAAGCTGTAAACCTGTGAGGTGCAGATTCTCCATTCCTCacaccctcctccctcccatcaGGTGTCTGAATAGGCTGTGGTAGAGTAAACATGCTGCTCTTGGGAGGAGgggttgtggtgtttttttttcccttctccctcttctaATTACCTGTTTCCCCAAGGGGTAGTTGGCCTGCAGAGGGTCTCTGTCTGTACTTTCACACAAAATGCTTCCTCTGTATTACTGGCCTGAGCAGTCTGGAGAACTggtcagctgtgtgctgagatcTCCTGCATCATTCACCTGCCAGTGCAGCAGGTCAGCATCTCTCCTCCACTAATTTGGAAAGGGAAAATGTGGAAGCAAAGCACTGTCCAGGGACTTAGTGGTCTGATTGACAGCATTCTTGAGCTTGATTATTTACTTCTAGAGGTCGTCTGGAGCTTAAGAGTAATTCACAGGGAATGCTTCTGAGTCATATGTCCGTCCGAAGGAGGAAGCAGCTTTTGTGAGTCCCAGTGAGGATGGTAGCTAGCTCTGGATGTTGGAAATGGCAGTGATGATGGGAAAATACAATGCAGAAGATCCAATAGCCACGGATTAACTGGGGGGGTAAGGAGAAAGGGGTGGCTAATACATCTGCAAAACCCAGAAGAGGGGAATATTTTTAGGATTGCAATTTGCTGAATGGAAcggggaaggaaggcaggctcTGAATCTCCTTTGGCAAATTAAAGGAGCTTCATCTGCCCCATTTTACAGGAGTGTGCAGCGAGATGGtatccttctctttccttattCAGAGACAGGTTGTAGCTGGTTTAATTGTTTTCACGGTCAGAGGTTTGTGTTTTCCTGGCAGCTCGCCCCGGTGTATGATGAATGCTGCAGTAATGCTGGGTTTTCCTTGTGCTCCCTGTAGAACTGGATAGGGAGGTGCAAGGGAGGGTGCGGAGTGGGGGTCCGCTCTcatcagagctgcagcttgTAGTTGGGGTCCAGGGGAGTGGTGAGGTGAACTTTTATTgtgctttgtttgtttactcTGAGCTGGTCTTGGTGTGAGTCGCTTCTCTGTGCACATAGAAACCGTTGTCTTTATTGACAGAAGCCCCAGAGGTAGGTCCTCATGTGACAGCAGTTCCTGGGATCTGGCAGGTCTGTAGCTTGCCCTGGTGCCTTCTTGAGCAATGAGTTACCATCTTGGATAATAACCCTTTCAGGGCATGTTCCAAAAAGCACCTGCATGACTCTAAGCTTGCAGGCATTTTTATATTTGTCAGCAATTGTCTTAGCTTGCAAAAGTGGCAGTGATTATTCCTGCTTCTCTCTAATTTGTTGCTACAGGGTTGGATGAATCCATGGCGTCATTtgtcactcttttttttttaccccccccccccccctttttttttttttctccttttcttttcttgtttttctctctctgtgtccccaGTAGCCCCAAATCAAAGCAGGAGGTGATGGTCCGTCCCCCTACAGTGATGTCCCCGTCTGGCAACCCTCAGCTGGATTCCAAATTTTCCAACCAGGGCAAACAAGGGGGCTCCACCAGCCaatcccagccctctccctgtGACCCTAAAAGTGGAGGTCACCCCCCCAAAGTGCTCCCTGGCCCGGGTGGGAGCATGGGGCTGAAGAACGGGTCTGGAAATGGTGccaagggaaaggggaagagagagaggagcattTCAGCAGACTCATTTGAACAGAGGGAAGCTGGGACTCCTAATGATGACCCTGAAATCAAAGGTATGTTTGCTAGGATTCATGTGCAAGTACAGACAATTAGTCTGAGTTTGCTGTGAGATGGAGAATTGCTATGCAAGGGTTAGCGAAATATTTCTTTGTCTGGAGTTCTGGAAGTTCCAGACAAAGAAGTTTAAAGGTCTTGAGAGCAGGCAAAGAGGAGAGGTTGTCATAGCTGGCGTCATTAAATGGCCTGTTCACGCTCAGTTAAGGTGCAGGCCTGAGCGATGGGAAAGTTCCTTTGCAACCCTGAAACACCCCTGGAGGACTTGAAAGTGCAAATGCAGCCTGTTGGTTTCCCTCTGGTCTTTGGCCTTTCAGGAACTGCTCTGTTGTAACAGGGGTTTTGAACACTATGCAGTCCTGTTTTGTCAACACACATATAGCCTGTCGCACCCTGGCTGGTAACACAAGCTAGAGAGCTGGGATTTCTGTGTTCTGCTCCAACGTTGCCTCTGTGAAGCAGTGCTGGAATGGACTAATAGCAGTTGTCcatctttgttttgttgtctgCTTGCTAGGTCatgtggctgggggggggggtgggggtgggggaagaaagtCAAGTTTTGCACTGACTGTTCTCCATGGGGGCAgactttatttatttgtgttgGTTTTAGTGCATAGTTTTCCTGCTGTTCTGTGTGGTGTTGGGAACTACCACTTGCCTTGGAAagggacaagatgagctttctCCCAGTGGTACCTGAAGGGCAGCATGGCATTAAAGGGAAGATGCATGGTGTAACGGAAGGAGGGAGAAGTGGGAAgcttcagaggaagaaaagctctGATCATTGCCCAGAAATAGTTTCCAAAGAGCCCCCAAAGTACtgatttttgtcttttcctctttctaccCTTCTAGACTGCAATTCTGCTGATCATGTGAAGTCTCAGGAGTCTCAGCACACACCACACTCCATGACTCCTTCAAATGCTTCAGCCCCAAGGTCTTCCACACCTTCCCATGGCCTGACTGCCTCTTTGGAGCCAGCAAGTGGACAGAAGACTCCATCCAAAGTGGTTTATGTGTTTTCTACTGAGATGGCCAACAAGTAAGTAGGTAGATGCTCGAATGTCTTCAGGAAGCAAAGCTTATATTTATGCTCCCTTCTTAAGAGACTCTCAGGTGCGCTTTCTCCGAGTGTATTACTTGTTTTGGGGATGCTAACGGAGCTGGAGTGGAGACTGTCACTGCTCTTGCCCTCTGAGAAgtgatttttatatatatatatttattatttattttttccacctTAAATAATTTTTGCCAGTGGTGGTAGGTACTGTTTTACAGTCAATGCAGTGAGTAGCAGCCAGGATGGCATGACCCCTGAATTGCCAAAGAGTTTGTATctgtaaatgttttcttttgctgctcCCCTAGAGTTGTCTCTtccatctgccagctgcaggctagAAGGGGAGGGCAGTTAAGAAAAAACCAATTCTCAGCTTCAACTGGATGTGTCTGTCTGCTTtcacagggctgcagaagctgtgctgaaGGGACAGGTGGAAACCATTGTGTCCTTTCATATCCAGAACATCTCAAACAGCAAGGCGGAACGAAACACTGTACCCTTGGTAGGGAATGCCTGCatgtgggtgggaagggaaatgGTAAATGTTTGTATGTGATTGGGAGAGATGGATCATTACTTACACTTTGAAATAAATGTTAGGGTGGAAGAGAAAGAGGCAGTCACTGTTTTAGCTTTCTACAAATAAATGTCTTGGATCATCCAAAGAAGAGCTGGAGTCTTGCAGTGTTTCTTATGTTTCCAACCTGTTGTTCATACAGAGCTATCTCAGGCAAGGGTACCTTGCTGTAACAGGTTTCTGCACTAGTGAGGTACTGCTGTGTAATAGCTGCATGAAGGCTCCCCTTGTGAAGTGTGTGCTGGCGAGGTTGAGACTGGACGTTTCATTTGCACCACTGCTTACGTGACGTGGCTGTGGGAACAGTGAGTGACAGCATGTGCATTTCTCTTGCAGAACCCTCAGATCACTGCACTTCGGACTGaacccaagcccctgccacagacccagccccctgctgcccaggaccaGAACCCTCCCCAGAATGCCAAAATGCAGCCGACTCCACCTGTGTCAGCACCAGTATCCAAATCTACCGGCCCTCCGTGTCCTATAGATCAGGACAGTCCCAGCGTGGAAAGCAAAGTGATGTCTGTGGGCAGCCCTGCAAACTCTACCCCCTTGCAGACAGAAGGATTTGGGCAGAGTTCAACCCCAAATAATCGAGCAGTGAGTCCAGTTTCTCAAGGTAGCAATAGCTCTGCTGCAGACCCCAAAGGTCCTCCCCAGCAGGTGTCTGGTGGGGACGCATCCAGTTTGGGCGAGAATCCAGATGGACTGtcacaggagcagctggagcatcGAGAGCGCTCACTGCAGACCCTGAGAGACATACAGCGCATGCTCTTTCCTGATGAGAAGGAGTTTGCAGGAGGGCAAAGTGGGGGGCCACCCCCAAATACTGGGGTGCTGGATGGTCCCCAAAAGAAACCTGAAGGGCCGATACAGGCCATGATGGCTCAATCCCAAAGTTTAGGCAAAGGGTCAGGGTCTCGGACAGACGGAGGGGCTCCGTTTGGCCCTCAAGGACACAGGGACATGCCTTTTTCCCCAGATGAAATGGGGCCACCACCAATGAACTCCCAGTCGGGACCCATAGGTCCAGACCACCTGGACCACATGACTCCCGAGCAGGTGGCCtggctcaagctgcagcaggagttctatgaggagaagagaagaaagcaagagCAGGTGGTTGTGCAGCAGTGTTCTCTGCAGGACATGATGGTTCATCAGCACGGGCCTCGTGGAGTGGTCAGAGGGCCCCCCCCTCCCTACCAGATGAcctctggggagggctggggacctgggggtccggAGCCCTTCCCTGAAGGCATGAACATGTCACACTCTCTGCCCCCCAGGGGTATGGCCCCTCATCCCAACGTGCCCGGGAGCCAGATGCGCCTGCCTGGTTttgcagggatgatgactcctgACATGGAAGGCCCCAGCGTCCCAAATCCTGCGTCCCGGCCTGGGCTTTCAGGAGTTAGTTGGCCAGACGACGTGCCAAAAATCCCAGATGGCCGAAGCTTCCCGCCTGGACAGGGTGTCTTCAGTGGCCCTGGCCGAGGGGAGCGGTTCCCCAACCCACAGGGCCTACCTGAGGAGCTctatcagcagcagctggctgagaagCAGATGGGCCTCCCTCCTGGCCTGAACATGGAAGGCATCAGGCCTGGCATGGAGATAAACAGAATGATGCCCTCCCAGAGACACATGGAGCCTGGGAACAATCCCATCTTCCCTCGCATGCCGGTGGAAGGGCCGATGAGCCCCTCCAGGGGAGACTTCCCAAAAGGAATACCCCCCCAGATGGCCTctagcagagagctggagtttGGGATGGGACCCAGCAGCATGAAGGGGGACATGGGTATGAATGTCAGCATGGGCTCCAACCCACCCTTGGTCCCTCagaagctgagggaggcagGAGTTGGGCCAGAAGAGATGATGAAACTGCGCCCTGGCGTGTCGGAGATGCTTTCCTCTCAGCAGAAAATGGTGCCACTGCCATTTggggagcacccacagcaggagtATGGCATGGGTCCCAGGCCTTTCCTTCCCATGTCTCAGGGCCCAGGAGTTGGTCTCCGAAATCTCAGAGAACAGATTGGGCCTGACCAAAGGACTAACAACCGGCTCAGCCACATGCCGCCACTACCTCTCAATCCCACCAGTAACCCTAATAGCCTCAACACTGCTCCCCCTGCGCAGCGCAGCCTTGGCCGAAAACCCTTGGATATCTCCACAGCTGGTCAGGTGCATTCACCAGGAATCAACCCCCTGAAGTCCCCCACAATGCGCCAGGTCCAGTCTCCCATGATGGGATCTCCCTCGGGGAACCTCAAGTCCCCTCAGACACCCTCCCAGCTGGCAGGAATGCTTGCAGGCCCCACTgccgcagctgctgctgcctccattaAGTCCCCCCCCGTCTTggggtctgctgctgcttctcctgtccACCTCAAGTCTCCATCTCTCCCTGCACCTTCTCCTGGATGGACTTCGTCTCCAAAGCCTCctttgcagagccctgggatacccccaaaccacaaagcGTCTCTCACCATGTCTTCTCCAGCCATGATGGGAAATGTGGAGTCTGGTGAGTGCTGCCTCTGCTAGCCAGATTGGTTCTGTTGGGTTACTCCAAAGTGTGCagcaaggggagggaggaggtttCTTGCAGAGTGGCAAAAGCTAGATGGTGCTTTGCCTGTCGGAGGGAAGCTGTGCCGAGGGTCTGCCGGGTGGCTCCGTGAGCGAAACATGAGCGcattcccccttccttttgtgCTTTGTGGGTTTGCACCACACCTCCCATGTGTCACCGTGAGGGCCGGTCGCTTGGGACATGAAAAAGTTTGGGCCAAGAGGTGTGAAAAGATTAGGTGTGTTAATAGGAGAAGCCTCCCTTCAGAAGGTTATTTTGGCCTTTGCCATAGCTTTATGGAGGAGAGCCTGGTATTGAAACAGCTTTGAGACAAAAGGGCTTCTACAAAGACATGCAGAGTGTAGCTTGCCAGTTGTGTATCTAGGTATGGTTAGATATGGTTAGTTCTTTCTAGGTTTACCAGCACAGAGAGGGAGATGTGCTAACATTTGTTCAGGCTTCAACCGTTTTGGAGAGAGCTCTACGCTGCTGCACGTAGCATTTGATAGcatgctggagccctgtgcaTGCCTGTGACCTTGGGCTGCGAGTGCTGGGACTACCCATCTGCTCTTGAACGTGTATGGGTTGTTGGTGGCATGCTTCTGCACTCTCCTTACCGCTCCAAAACCTTCCCGGAGCTCAGCCCGAAGCACATTCAGCCTTCCTGCCCGGCAGCTCTCGGGAGAGGAGCTGTTTGCCCATGTTGCCCTCTAGTGCCGCTGCGGGTAACGGCGGCGGCCGGGACTTGGCGGCCGGGCGGGAGAGCTGGCGGTGGCGTGGAAGGTAACTGCTTGCACCAGCCTTCAGGGTTGCTGGCCGGGGCTCGGTGCCAGGGAAAGGGAGCCATGGTGCTAGTGCCCATTGGGGCTGCTGAGGCCATCCCCAGTGTGACCCCAAGTCGGAACCGAGTGCTTTAGTCTGTGCCTGATGTGCTCAGTTTGCATCCAAACCATAAATGTGTCAGCATTGCAGGATTGTTCTGTTAACTAATATAATTTCCTTTTTTGAGGACAGTGGGGTGAGTAAGGATGTGCACTGAGGAGCATGTAGTGGATTTTCAGTGATGGTACAATTTTGCACATGGTCTCAGTGGCATGAAATTCGTCAGTGAAGAACAAAGGAGATTGGAGGTGCAGTTAAGTTCTTTCTAGTTT encodes the following:
- the BCL9 gene encoding B-cell CLL/lymphoma 9 protein isoform X3 — translated: MHSSNPKVRNSPSGNTQSSPKSKQEVMVRPPTVMSPSGNPQLDSKFSNQGKQGGSTSQSQPSPCDPKSGGHPPKVLPGPGGSMGLKNGSGNGAKGKGKRERSISADSFEQREAGTPNDDPEIKDCNSADHVKSQESQHTPHSMTPSNASAPRSSTPSHGLTASLEPASGQKTPSKVVYVFSTEMANKAAEAVLKGQVETIVSFHIQNISNSKAERNTVPLNPQITALRTEPKPLPQTQPPAAQDQNPPQNAKMQPTPPVSAPVSKSTGPPCPIDQDSPSVESKVMSVGSPANSTPLQTEGFGQSSTPNNRAVSPVSQGSNSSAADPKGPPQQVSGGDASSLGENPDGLSQEQLEHRERSLQTLRDIQRMLFPDEKEFAGGQSGGPPPNTGVLDGPQKKPEGPIQAMMAQSQSLGKGSGSRTDGGAPFGPQGHRDMPFSPDEMGPPPMNSQSGPIGPDHLDHMTPEQVAWLKLQQEFYEEKRRKQEQVVVQQCSLQDMMVHQHGPRGVVRGPPPPYQMTSGEGWGPGGPEPFPEGMNMSHSLPPRGMAPHPNVPGSQMRLPGFAGMMTPDMEGPSVPNPASRPGLSGVSWPDDVPKIPDGRSFPPGQGVFSGPGRGERFPNPQGLPEELYQQQLAEKQMGLPPGLNMEGIRPGMEINRMMPSQRHMEPGNNPIFPRMPVEGPMSPSRGDFPKGIPPQMASSRELEFGMGPSSMKGDMGMNVSMGSNPPLVPQKLREAGVGPEEMMKLRPGVSEMLSSQQKMVPLPFGEHPQQEYGMGPRPFLPMSQGPGVGLRNLREQIGPDQRTNNRLSHMPPLPLNPTSNPNSLNTAPPAQRSLGRKPLDISTAGQVHSPGINPLKSPTMRQVQSPMMGSPSGNLKSPQTPSQLAGMLAGPTAAAAAASIKSPPVLGSAAASPVHLKSPSLPAPSPGWTSSPKPPLQSPGIPPNHKASLTMSSPAMMGNVESGGPPPSTVSQSAPVTLPGNLPSSSPYTMPPEPTLSQNPLSIMMSRMSKFAMPSSTPLYHDAIKTVASSDDDSPPARSPNLPPMNSVPGPNPVGPMPTLSPMGMTQPLSHNNQMPSPNAMGPNIPPHGVPVGPGLMSHNPMMGHGSQESPMVPQGRLGFPQGFPPVQSPPQQVPFPHNGPSGGQGNFPAGMGFHGEGPLGRPTNLPQSSTDPALCKTGGPGGPDSFTVLGNNMPSVFTDPELQEVIRPGATGIPEFDLSRIIPSEKPSQTLQYFPRGEVPGRKQPQGPGPGFSHMQGMIGEQTPRMGLTLPGMGGPGPVGTPDIPLGTAPSMPGHNPMRPPAFLQQGMMGPHHRMMSPAQTAMPGQPTLMSNPVAAVGMIPGKDRAPAGLYSHPGPVGSPGMMMSMQGMMGPQQNIMIPPQMRPRGMAADVGMGGFSQGPGNPGNMMF
- the BCL9 gene encoding B-cell CLL/lymphoma 9 protein isoform X1, yielding MHSSNPKVRNSPSGNTQSSPKSKQEVMVRPPTVMSPSGNPQLDSKFSNQGKQGGSTSQSQPSPCDPKSGGHPPKVLPGPGGSMGLKNGSGNGAKGKGKRERSISADSFEQREAGTPNDDPEIKDCNSADHVKSQESQHTPHSMTPSNASAPRSSTPSHGLTASLEPASGQKTPSKVVYVFSTEMANKAAEAVLKGQVETIVSFHIQNISNSKAERNTVPLNPQITALRTEPKPLPQTQPPAAQDQNPPQNAKMQPTPPVSAPVSKSTGPPCPIDQDSPSVESKVMSVGSPANSTPLQTEGFGQSSTPNNRAVSPVSQGSNSSAADPKGPPQQVSGGDASSLGENPDGLSQEQLEHRERSLQTLRDIQRMLFPDEKEFAGGQSGGPPPNTGVLDGPQKKPEGPIQAMMAQSQSLGKGSGSRTDGGAPFGPQGHRDMPFSPDEMGPPPMNSQSGPIGPDHLDHMTPEQVAWLKLQQEFYEEKRRKQEQVVVQQCSLQDMMVHQHGPRGVVRGPPPPYQMTSGEGWGPGGPEPFPEGMNMSHSLPPRGMAPHPNVPGSQMRLPGFAGMMTPDMEGPSVPNPASRPGLSGVSWPDDVPKIPDGRSFPPGQGVFSGPGRGERFPNPQGLPEELYQQQLAEKQMGLPPGLNMEGIRPGMEINRMMPSQRHMEPGNNPIFPRMPVEGPMSPSRGDFPKGIPPQMASSRELEFGMGPSSMKGDMGMNVSMGSNPPLVPQKLREAGVGPEEMMKLRPGVSEMLSSQQKMVPLPFGEHPQQEYGMGPRPFLPMSQGPGVGLRNLREQIGPDQRTNNRLSHMPPLPLNPTSNPNSLNTAPPAQRSLGRKPLDISTAGQVHSPGINPLKSPTMRQVQSPMMGSPSGNLKSPQTPSQLAGMLAGPTAAAAAASIKSPPVLGSAAASPVHLKSPSLPAPSPGWTSSPKPPLQSPGIPPNHKASLTMSSPAMMGNVESGGPPPSTVSQSAPVTLPGNLPSSSPYTMPPEPTLSQNPLSIMMSRMSKFAMPSSTPLYHDAIKTVASSDDDSPPARSPNLPPMNSVPGMGINSQNPRISGPNPVGPMPTLSPMGMTQPLSHNNQMPSPNAMGPNIPPHGVPVGPGLMSHNPMMGHGSQESPMVPQGRLGFPQGFPPVQSPPQQVPFPHNGPSGGQGNFPAGMGFHGEGPLGRPTNLPQSSTDPALCKTGGPGGPDSFTVLGNNMPSVFTDPELQEVIRPGATGIPEFDLSRIIPSEKPSQTLQYFPRGEVPGRKQPQGPGPGFSHMQGMIGEQTPRMGLTLPGMGGPGPVGTPDIPLGTAPSMPGHNPMRPPAFLQQGMMGPHHRMMSPAQTAMPGQPTLMSNPVAAVGMIPGKDRAPAGLYSHPGPVGSPGMMMSMQGMMGPQQNIMIPPQMRPRGMAADVGMGGFSQGPGNPGNMMF
- the BCL9 gene encoding B-cell CLL/lymphoma 9 protein isoform X2, whose amino-acid sequence is MHSSNPKVRNSPSGNTQSPKSKQEVMVRPPTVMSPSGNPQLDSKFSNQGKQGGSTSQSQPSPCDPKSGGHPPKVLPGPGGSMGLKNGSGNGAKGKGKRERSISADSFEQREAGTPNDDPEIKDCNSADHVKSQESQHTPHSMTPSNASAPRSSTPSHGLTASLEPASGQKTPSKVVYVFSTEMANKAAEAVLKGQVETIVSFHIQNISNSKAERNTVPLNPQITALRTEPKPLPQTQPPAAQDQNPPQNAKMQPTPPVSAPVSKSTGPPCPIDQDSPSVESKVMSVGSPANSTPLQTEGFGQSSTPNNRAVSPVSQGSNSSAADPKGPPQQVSGGDASSLGENPDGLSQEQLEHRERSLQTLRDIQRMLFPDEKEFAGGQSGGPPPNTGVLDGPQKKPEGPIQAMMAQSQSLGKGSGSRTDGGAPFGPQGHRDMPFSPDEMGPPPMNSQSGPIGPDHLDHMTPEQVAWLKLQQEFYEEKRRKQEQVVVQQCSLQDMMVHQHGPRGVVRGPPPPYQMTSGEGWGPGGPEPFPEGMNMSHSLPPRGMAPHPNVPGSQMRLPGFAGMMTPDMEGPSVPNPASRPGLSGVSWPDDVPKIPDGRSFPPGQGVFSGPGRGERFPNPQGLPEELYQQQLAEKQMGLPPGLNMEGIRPGMEINRMMPSQRHMEPGNNPIFPRMPVEGPMSPSRGDFPKGIPPQMASSRELEFGMGPSSMKGDMGMNVSMGSNPPLVPQKLREAGVGPEEMMKLRPGVSEMLSSQQKMVPLPFGEHPQQEYGMGPRPFLPMSQGPGVGLRNLREQIGPDQRTNNRLSHMPPLPLNPTSNPNSLNTAPPAQRSLGRKPLDISTAGQVHSPGINPLKSPTMRQVQSPMMGSPSGNLKSPQTPSQLAGMLAGPTAAAAAASIKSPPVLGSAAASPVHLKSPSLPAPSPGWTSSPKPPLQSPGIPPNHKASLTMSSPAMMGNVESGGPPPSTVSQSAPVTLPGNLPSSSPYTMPPEPTLSQNPLSIMMSRMSKFAMPSSTPLYHDAIKTVASSDDDSPPARSPNLPPMNSVPGMGINSQNPRISGPNPVGPMPTLSPMGMTQPLSHNNQMPSPNAMGPNIPPHGVPVGPGLMSHNPMMGHGSQESPMVPQGRLGFPQGFPPVQSPPQQVPFPHNGPSGGQGNFPAGMGFHGEGPLGRPTNLPQSSTDPALCKTGGPGGPDSFTVLGNNMPSVFTDPELQEVIRPGATGIPEFDLSRIIPSEKPSQTLQYFPRGEVPGRKQPQGPGPGFSHMQGMIGEQTPRMGLTLPGMGGPGPVGTPDIPLGTAPSMPGHNPMRPPAFLQQGMMGPHHRMMSPAQTAMPGQPTLMSNPVAAVGMIPGKDRAPAGLYSHPGPVGSPGMMMSMQGMMGPQQNIMIPPQMRPRGMAADVGMGGFSQGPGNPGNMMF